In Alosa sapidissima isolate fAloSap1 chromosome 4, fAloSap1.pri, whole genome shotgun sequence, the following are encoded in one genomic region:
- the LOC121707570 gene encoding uncharacterized protein LOC121707570, producing the protein MQLQIFQYDTFRRHARNYMEPAIVHKWKMDQQSHFQHQLHLGGVVAVGGDMRADSPGHSAKFGSYTLMNLESNTIMNIQLVQSNEVGGSYHMEKEGLKRCLDHLESNGLKVDYIVTDRHPQIQKFLRERSVTQFYDVWHFEKGLSKKLEKASHNEDCDVLKKWLQSIKNHVYWCATSSSTGPETVAKWTSLLNHLQNVHVHEDPLFPKCLHPDHVSRDPSKWLQPGSVALHKAEKILLNKRVLKDVEKLSHHHQTSSLESFHSLILRFAPKNVVFPFMGMLCRLYLAAMHHNENAMREQATTSTGQAVFKVVFPKAKRGEGIVKPVKTNPTFNYVRELMRLLMQEVFEDPTSLAEELKTIPIPPDLSAEFLKTPKAELVARHVSRFNQ; encoded by the exons ATGCAACTCCAGATATTTCAGTATGACACCTTCAGAAGGCATGCAAGGAATTACATGGAACCGGCTATTGTTCATAAGTGGAAGATGGATCAGCAGAGTCATTTCCAGCATCAATTGCACCTTGGTGGGGTGGTTGCAGTAGGAGGAGACATGAGGGCTGATTCTCCAG GGCACTCCGCAAAGTTTGGCAGCTACACTCTAATGAATCTGGAGAGCAACACCATTATGAACATCCAACTTGTTCAG AGCAATGAAGTAGGTGGCAGCTATCATATGGAGAAGGAAGGACTGAAAAGATGCCTAGATCATCTGGAGTCGAATGGATTGAAGGTGGATTACATTGTGACAGACCGTCATCCACAGATCCAGAAATTTCTGAGGGAACGCAGCGTAACTCAGTTCTATGACGTTTGGCACTTTGAGAAAG gTTTGTCCAAGAAACTTGAGAAAGCTTCGCACAATGAAGACTgtgatgttctgaagaagtGGCTACAGAGCATCAAAAACCATGTCTACTGGTGTGCCACGTCATCAAGCACTGGACCAGAAACGGTGGCAAAATGGACATCACTGCTAAACCACCTACaaaatgttcatgttcatgAAGACCCCCTTTTCCCCAAATGTCTGCATCCCGACCACGTCTCAAGGGACCCTAGCAAATGGTTACAACCTG GATCAGTTGCACTTCACAAAGCTGAGAAAATACTGCTCAACAAGAGAGTCCTGAAGGATGTAGAGAAACTCAGCCACCATCACCAGACCTCATCACTAGAGTCCTTCCACAGCCTGATACTACGTTTTGCACCAAAGAATGTAGTTTTCCCCTTCATGGGAATGTTGTGCAG GTTGTATCTAGCAGCAATGcaccacaatgaaaatgctatgCGGGAGCAAGCCACAACATCTACAGGACAGGCCGTTTTCAAGGTTGTTTTTCCAAAGGCGAAGAGGGGGGAAGGCATTGTGAAGCCCGTGAAAACAAATCCAACCTTTA ACTATGTACGTGAACTCATGAGGCTGCTCATGCAGGAAGTTTTTGAGGACCCTACATCTCTTGCAGAGGAATTGAAGACCATCCCCATCCCTCCAGACCTCTCAGCAGAATTCCTGAAAACTCCAAAGGCTGAGCTGGTTGCCCGTCACGTCTCCCGCTTCAATCAATAG